From a single Loigolactobacillus coryniformis subsp. coryniformis KCTC 3167 = DSM 20001 genomic region:
- the serS gene encoding serine--tRNA ligase, giving the protein MLNPKMIRKQPDLVKERLATRGIDPAEIDEYRNLDQQNRAAITKAEAMKKEKNQLTAKIKAADPKSAAGQALIKQVKQLNQAIHDIEAQQEKGAERLQHIAVRLPNIPAADLPVGPDEASDTEVRKWGTIPEFSFTPKAHWEIGEQLGLLDFDRAAKVSGARFVYYKNAGAQLERAVYNFMLDLHTREQGYQEVIPPYLVTGKTMFGTGQFPKFKEDVYTVEATGMTLIPTAEVPLTNYYANEILDEADLPIYFTALTPCFRSEAGSAGRDTRGLIRMHQFHKVEMVKFSKPENSYAELEKLTQNAAEVLERLGLAYHVITLSTGDIGFSAAKTYDVEVWMPQQHIYREISSCSNCLDFQARRAMIRYRKADGSVEYVHTLNGSGLAVGRTVAAILENYQQADGSVKVPEALQPYMHGLKVITKS; this is encoded by the coding sequence ATGTTAAATCCAAAAATGATTCGCAAACAGCCTGATTTAGTCAAAGAACGCTTAGCAACTCGAGGTATTGATCCAGCTGAAATCGATGAATATCGCAATCTCGACCAACAAAATCGTGCTGCGATCACAAAGGCTGAAGCCATGAAAAAAGAAAAGAATCAGCTGACGGCTAAAATTAAAGCTGCTGATCCAAAATCAGCAGCTGGGCAAGCTTTGATCAAACAAGTTAAACAATTAAACCAAGCTATTCATGACATTGAAGCCCAACAAGAAAAAGGCGCGGAACGCTTGCAGCATATCGCAGTGCGCCTACCTAATATCCCCGCTGCTGACTTACCAGTCGGTCCTGATGAAGCTAGCGACACCGAAGTGCGCAAATGGGGTACGATTCCAGAGTTTTCTTTCACACCGAAAGCACACTGGGAAATTGGTGAACAACTTGGTCTGCTTGACTTTGATCGTGCGGCTAAAGTTTCCGGCGCTCGGTTCGTCTATTACAAAAATGCCGGTGCGCAGTTAGAGCGTGCAGTATACAATTTTATGCTTGATCTGCATACACGGGAACAAGGCTATCAGGAAGTTATTCCTCCTTATTTAGTTACTGGTAAAACCATGTTTGGCACCGGTCAATTCCCTAAGTTTAAAGAAGACGTCTATACTGTGGAAGCAACTGGGATGACATTGATTCCCACCGCTGAAGTGCCGTTGACCAACTATTATGCTAACGAAATTCTGGATGAAGCTGATTTACCGATCTATTTCACTGCTCTCACTCCATGCTTCCGTTCTGAAGCTGGCAGTGCCGGCCGTGACACTCGTGGTTTGATCCGCATGCATCAATTCCATAAAGTTGAAATGGTTAAATTCAGTAAACCAGAAAACTCTTACGCTGAACTAGAAAAGTTGACCCAAAATGCTGCTGAGGTTTTGGAAAGATTAGGTCTGGCCTACCATGTAATTACACTGTCTACTGGTGACATCGGCTTTTCTGCCGCTAAAACTTATGATGTAGAAGTTTGGATGCCACAGCAACATATTTATCGTGAAATCAGTTCTTGCTCTAATTGCTTAGATTTCCAGGCACGGCGCGCAATGATTCGTTATCGTAAAGCCGATGGCAGCGTGGAATATGTGCACACGCTAAATGGCTCCGGCTTAGCTGTCGGTCGTACCGTTGCCGCAATTCTAGAGAATTATCAACAGGCTGACGGTAGTGTGAAGGTTCCTGAAGCATTACAGCCTTATATGCATGGCTTAAAAGTAATTACTAAATCATAA
- a CDS encoding transposase, producing the protein MFTCQLVTTKNSNKNLYKQGESAAQLAREYGIGYSTVHKWIQGQAKTQSGKSPDEIKAMEKRLASLSEENEILKKALGFLAQK; encoded by the coding sequence ATTTTTACATGCCAACTCGTTACGACAAAGAATTCAAACAAAAACCTATATAAGCAAGGCGAATCAGCTGCCCAACTGGCCAGAGAATATGGCATTGGCTATTCAACAGTTCATAAGTGGATCCAGGGCCAGGCCAAAACTCAATCCGGTAAATCGCCAGACGAAATCAAAGCGATGGAAAAGCGACTGGCTTCGCTGTCTGAGGAGAACGAAATCCTAAAAAAAGCCCTGGGCTTCCTTGCGCAGAAGTAA
- a CDS encoding VIT1/CCC1 transporter family protein — protein sequence MMKVIKPTVAPKRKMTMAERSNTLRAGVLGANDGILTVVGVLFSVAAATTNHFTIFIAGLADLLACAFSMASGEYASVSSQKDTEKAVVAKEAALLESNFAAELANVIAYYQARGVTTATATEIAQALMEKDALGTVIRVKYDLELGHYMSPWQAAFSSLVAAASGGLFPLVAMTLAPAAWAWPSTIAAVTLSVALTGFLSAKLGDGLVKTAIIRNILVGIITMFIHYYIGQWM from the coding sequence ATGATGAAAGTGATTAAACCAACTGTAGCACCAAAACGCAAAATGACTATGGCCGAACGCTCAAATACCTTGCGAGCTGGCGTTCTGGGGGCCAATGATGGTATTTTAACCGTGGTTGGCGTACTATTCAGTGTCGCGGCCGCAACAACCAATCACTTCACGATTTTTATTGCTGGTTTAGCGGATCTGCTGGCCTGTGCATTTTCCATGGCTTCAGGCGAATATGCTTCAGTCAGTTCGCAAAAGGATACGGAAAAAGCGGTAGTAGCCAAAGAAGCAGCGCTATTGGAGTCAAATTTTGCGGCTGAGTTAGCCAATGTTATAGCGTACTATCAGGCGCGTGGGGTGACAACAGCTACGGCAACTGAGATCGCACAGGCCTTGATGGAAAAAGACGCGTTGGGTACTGTGATCCGAGTTAAGTATGATTTGGAGCTCGGCCACTACATGAGTCCTTGGCAGGCGGCTTTTTCATCGCTGGTCGCAGCAGCATCGGGGGGACTTTTCCCATTGGTTGCGATGACGTTAGCACCGGCAGCGTGGGCGTGGCCTAGTACTATCGCTGCAGTCACATTGTCAGTTGCCCTAACTGGTTTCCTCAGTGCCAAGTTAGGTGATGGTCTAGTCAAAACAGCAATTATTCGGAATATATTAGTTGGGATCATTACCATGTTTATTCATTACTACATCGGTCAATGGATGTAG
- a CDS encoding VIT1/CCC1 transporter family protein: protein MERAKKKRSLAEKINVMRASVMGANDGILSIAGIVIGVAGATSNSNAIFLAGIAGMLAGTVSMAMGEYVSVNTQRDSERRAIEKESAVLDDHYQDEFDFIQHKYMQTGIPAKLAEKATHEMLQKDGLYTAVRERYGFNPREQTSAYAAAFASMIAFPTGSILPLVSITFFPPAIKVVATVAAVIVALIITGYTAAALGNANRGRAVLRNVISGLLTMIVTYVIGSLFAH, encoded by the coding sequence ATGGAGCGTGCGAAGAAGAAACGTTCATTGGCCGAAAAAATCAATGTGATGCGGGCTAGTGTTATGGGCGCTAACGATGGTATCTTATCAATCGCTGGGATCGTTATCGGGGTCGCCGGTGCTACTAGCAATAGCAATGCGATTTTTCTAGCTGGGATCGCGGGGATGTTGGCTGGGACTGTTTCCATGGCAATGGGTGAGTATGTTTCAGTTAATACGCAGCGTGATTCAGAGCGGCGGGCAATCGAAAAAGAGTCGGCGGTGCTCGACGACCACTACCAAGATGAGTTTGATTTTATCCAACATAAATATATGCAAACTGGTATCCCAGCCAAGTTAGCGGAAAAAGCAACTCACGAGATGCTGCAAAAGGATGGTTTGTACACTGCAGTCCGTGAACGTTATGGTTTTAATCCCCGGGAGCAGACAAGTGCTTACGCAGCGGCATTTGCTTCAATGATTGCTTTTCCTACGGGGTCGATTTTACCGTTAGTTTCGATCACATTTTTCCCGCCAGCGATCAAAGTAGTCGCAACGGTTGCTGCAGTCATCGTGGCGTTAATCATCACTGGGTATACGGCGGCAGCTTTAGGCAACGCCAATCGTGGCCGCGCCGTGCTGCGGAACGTTATTTCTGGGTTACTAACGATGATCGTCACCTATGTTATTGGTAGTTTGTTCGCCCATTAG
- a CDS encoding MFS transporter, which translates to MQTKQTQRFWFIAVLLAGTFTMSISQSSLSTAYPTLMQYFNLPAATIQWLTTGFMLVMCVMMPVSPWLLKNIPFKRLFLGILVIFDVGTLIILLAPNFVMMMTGRMLEAIAVGVLFPAYQSVMLTITPETKRGSTMGVAGLVMGSALAVGPIISGIVLRFTTWQGLFVVFLVIITLVFIASLFTIKSVMTLAPSSIDFISIICSVGVIGVLYVVNQIGQAGNWAFNFALLVLSLVALAFFVWRQFQLTQPLLELRVLKTFNYDLAVLLTAISYIALIVVTIIFPLYYQKVLGVSPFISGLALVPGAVVLSILNPLTGKLADRFGFKRVMLTGMLLICLGWLILTLFAAHMNLGLMMILAALIEGGNAFVMMPAVTLGANALPDQLIAHGTAVITTVRQILGSAGVAVATLILANATHALQNRGVDISQAQIGGYRAVFLTFLIVELCGLVLAFMLRDTKKVRA; encoded by the coding sequence GTGCAAACAAAGCAAACGCAACGTTTTTGGTTTATCGCAGTCTTATTAGCCGGCACCTTCACGATGTCGATCAGTCAATCTTCACTGTCAACAGCGTACCCAACGCTGATGCAGTATTTCAATTTACCGGCAGCAACGATCCAATGGTTGACCACTGGCTTTATGTTGGTGATGTGCGTCATGATGCCCGTTAGTCCTTGGCTATTAAAGAATATCCCCTTTAAACGCTTATTTTTAGGCATTTTAGTGATTTTTGATGTGGGAACTTTAATTATTTTATTAGCGCCAAATTTTGTCATGATGATGACTGGGCGAATGTTGGAGGCCATCGCGGTTGGGGTACTGTTTCCAGCTTATCAGTCGGTTATGCTGACGATCACGCCAGAAACTAAACGTGGTAGTACCATGGGTGTTGCTGGTTTAGTCATGGGGTCTGCATTAGCGGTAGGGCCGATTATTTCTGGGATCGTGCTCCGTTTTACGACTTGGCAAGGTTTATTCGTTGTATTCTTAGTCATTATTACCTTAGTTTTTATCGCCAGCCTATTTACGATCAAAAGTGTGATGACATTGGCACCGTCTAGTATTGATTTTATTTCGATCATTTGCTCAGTAGGTGTTATTGGTGTGCTGTATGTGGTCAATCAGATCGGCCAGGCTGGTAACTGGGCCTTTAATTTTGCGCTACTTGTTTTAAGTTTAGTAGCACTAGCCTTTTTCGTTTGGCGGCAATTCCAACTGACACAACCGCTGCTAGAACTACGGGTGTTAAAAACGTTTAATTATGACTTAGCGGTTTTACTAACCGCGATCTCGTATATTGCCTTAATCGTCGTCACGATTATTTTTCCACTTTATTACCAAAAAGTCTTGGGCGTCTCACCCTTTATTTCTGGCCTCGCTTTGGTTCCCGGTGCGGTAGTCTTGAGTATTCTCAATCCGTTGACCGGTAAATTAGCCGATCGTTTCGGCTTTAAACGGGTGATGCTAACGGGGATGTTATTGATCTGTCTTGGTTGGCTGATCCTAACGCTTTTTGCCGCTCATATGAATTTAGGGTTAATGATGATACTAGCAGCGCTGATCGAAGGTGGCAATGCCTTCGTTATGATGCCAGCGGTCACGCTAGGGGCTAACGCCTTGCCTGATCAGTTAATTGCGCATGGTACCGCGGTAATCACCACGGTACGGCAGATTTTAGGCTCAGCCGGCGTGGCTGTAGCGACGTTGATTTTAGCTAACGCCACCCACGCATTACAAAATCGCGGCGTCGATATCAGTCAGGCACAAATTGGCGGTTATCGTGCGGTTTTCTTAACCTTCTTGATAGTGGAGTTGTGTGGGTTAGTGTTGGCATTTATGTTACGTGATACGAAAAAAGTCCGCGCTTAG
- a CDS encoding Fur family transcriptional regulator — protein sequence MTTDVTDQTLQVLKDHGLRVTPQRHIILSYLASHHNHPSVEMIRVALSRKLPNLGAATIYNTLNTFVDLGIVVELQNGDGSTHYDYFGTPHYHAICTNCGRITDVTYPDFSQVERKLEAKTAELTGYLISGNHMEVYGLCPDCQKKLRVNKENIK from the coding sequence GTGACTACTGATGTTACAGATCAAACACTGCAAGTATTGAAAGATCACGGTTTACGGGTCACACCGCAACGCCACATTATACTTTCGTACCTGGCCAGCCATCACAATCATCCATCAGTTGAAATGATCCGGGTGGCGCTAAGCAGAAAGCTGCCAAACTTAGGTGCGGCAACAATTTATAACACATTAAATACGTTTGTTGATCTAGGAATTGTCGTTGAGTTACAAAATGGTGATGGTAGCACGCATTACGACTACTTCGGCACACCACATTATCATGCAATTTGTACCAATTGTGGACGGATCACTGACGTCACTTACCCCGATTTCAGTCAAGTTGAACGTAAACTAGAAGCCAAAACGGCTGAACTCACCGGCTATTTAATTTCCGGTAACCATATGGAAGTTTATGGTTTATGTCCCGATTGTCAAAAAAAATTACGCGTCAACAAAGAAAATATTAAATAG